TGTACCTTGGCCGCGTAGACGCATGTAATGTGCCTTGTAGAACTCTACCTCTTCTCTGGAGAAGAGCTCGCGAACGATCAGATAGCCCTGTGTGTCATAGAACGATCGCTGCTCTGGGGTCAACATGTCTGAACCTCCGATGGCCATGCGCACTGCGCGAGGCCGGAAAGACATTTGTGCCGTTATCGCACGGCACTCTGCACGCCGGCTGTGATCATGCCGAGTAATGGCGCCGGCAGCAGACCGAAGATGAACACCGCGGCGACGCTGATGGCAGCTGCCAGCGAACGTGGCGCGTTCGCTGGGATCGGCTCGCCCTCAGTCTGCGGCTCGCGCATGAACATCGTCATCACGAGCCGCAGGTAAAAATACGACGACACCACGCTGGTCAACACGCCGATCACAGCCAGCCATGTCAGCCCTGCCGCCACCGCTGCGCCGAACAGGAAGTATTTGCCGACAAAGCCGGCCGTCGGCGGGATACCGATGAGTGAAAACATCGCGATCGCCATCACGATGCCCAACAACGGCTTGTGGCGACCTAAGCCCGTGTAGGCGTCGAAGGTTTGGTCTTCCTCTGCGCCGCTGCCCACCGCGGTCATTACGGCGAATGCGGCCAGCGTAGTGAAAGCGTAGGCAGCCAGGTAGAACAACACGCCGATGGCGCCGGCCTCGCTCCCGGCGGCCACGCCGGCCAGCGCATAGCCCGCATGGGCGATGCTGGAGTAGGCTAGCATGCGCTTGACGTTGTTTTGCACCAGCGCGGCGACGTTGCCCACGATCATGGTCAACGCTGCGATCACAGCGACGATGGGCTGCCACTCCGGCAGCAGGGGCTGAAAGCCGAACATGAACACGCGCAGCACGGCAGCGAAGCCGGCAGCCTTGGTCGCTGTGGCCATGAACGCGGTGACTGTCGTCGGCGCCCCTTCATACACGTCGGGCGTCCACATGTGGAACGGCGCAGCGGCGATCTTGAAACCCAGCCCGACCAGGATGAGCGCTGCGCCTGCGAAGAGCAACGTCGGGTCATAGGCGCGCGTGCCGGTCGCGCTCAAGATGGCCGACAATGCCGGCAGCGATGTTGTGCCGGCAGCGCCATACACCAGCGCGATGCCATACACCAAGAAGCCCGAGGCGAACGCGCCCATCAGGAAGTACTTCATTGCAGACTCTTCGCTCTCCAGTCGCGGTCGGGCGATGCCGCACAGCACGTAGAGCGGGATCGAGAGCAACTCGACGGCCACGAACACTATCAGTAGGTTCATGGCGTGGCCCATCAGCATCATGCCGCCGACGGAGAACAACATCAGCGCATAGAACTCGCCGCGCATGATGCCGCGCGCTTCGTTGTAGCGCAGCGCCATCAGCACCGCAAGCACGCCGATGGCGGCGAGCAGCGCGTCCAGAAAGAAGGCATAGCCGTCGGCGCGCACCATATTCTGGAACGCGTTGGACGGCGAGGTACTCATCAAGAGGAGTGCGGCCAGGCCGGCCACCACCAGAGTGCCGGCGGACAACCAGGCCGTTACAGACTTCTGCTCCGCCGGCAGCGCCAGATCAATCAGCAGCAGCGCGATGCCGCCGGCGGTGACGATGAGGAAGGGGAGGACTGCGATCAAGTCGTTAGCGGACATAGTGTAGCGTTGACAACGCGGCGAATTGTAGCGTTTTCAGAGCGCAACGCGAACGCGCCTGCGGCGCGTGAGGTGCTTGAGTCACACGTTCATCGCCGTCAACTGGAAGCGGGCGCCATCCGATGCGATGAAGTTATAGAGCACGCCGTCGTCATCGCACCAGAAATTTGCCGCGGGATGCGTTTGTCCATCGTGGTCGGTTTCTATCTCATAGTGCTGGAGGTTCATCGCTCCGAAGCGCGTGACATGGCGCTCGTCCGGTTGGCGGCGGTAGGTTTGTCGCACAGCGGTCGGTTTGAACGTGACTGCGTCGAGGAGGAAGGCGTCGAACGTCCGTGCCTGCCCCGGCTGCAGCCGGCTGCGCCAGACGGTGACCATGACGCATAGCGGCGTCGTCCAGCCGATCTCGATGTCGTCCCGCCAGGCCACGTGCTTCTCGTGAATTTCGGCCTTGTGTCGCCAGCAGATCGTCGCCCGATCACGGTTCTCTCCGAGCACGCAGATGCGGCTCTCGCGCGTGCCGAACAGGCCGTGGATGGTGAATTCGATCAACCGGAGCTGCGGGTCGAGCAGGATCGTCATCGAGTCGCTGCGCGGCTCGTCGAACGGCGCAACGCGCACGGTCTCGTTGTCAATCTGGATCGAGCCGTCGGGCAGGCGGATGGCTTGCCATCGCTCATCGGCGACTACGTCGCCGGACGGGGCGAAGGCCTGGTAGATGCCTTTGCGATGGGTGCTCAGCATGGGGTAGGAGCTAAACAAAGGATGTCGCCTCGGTCAAGGGATGAACCGAAATGAAGGCTAGAATATGCGCGCGACACGTCGCGCATTATAGATGGATGCAGATATTGCCGTCGGCATCGTCAGCCTGTTCGCGCTGATTCTGATCAACGCCTTTTTCGTCTTCGCAGAATACAGCGTGGCGGTCTCGCGCAAGACGCGCATCGCCGAGCTGGCGGACAAAGGCCACGCACAGGCGAAGCTGGTCTTGGCCGTGATGCAGGATCCGGACCGGTTCTTTGCCGCGACGCAGGTTGGGGTGACGATCACGTCGCTTGCCGTTGGCGCGCTGAGCGAACCGGCCTTCAGCCGGTTGCTCGGCGGCTTCTTCGCAGCATTGGGAGTGGCGGTTCCGTTCATTCGCGGCATCGCGACCTTTCTGGGCGCGGTCAGCGGCCTCCTCATCGCCTCGTACTTCCAGATCGTATTGGCTGAACTGGTGCCGCGTTCGATCACCCTGCGGGCGGCGGAGCGCGTCGCGCTCATCGTCGTCCCGCCGATGAATGCGCTGGCGATGCTCTTTCGCCCCTTCGTGGGATTGCTCAAGGGATCGTCACGGTGGGTGTTACGCGCGCTGGGCTTTCGGCCAGATACCGGGGCCGAGCGACTGCACACGGTCGAAGAGTTGCGCATGCTCATCGAGGCCAGCGAGCGCGGCGGCGCGATCGAGTCCGATCAGGGCGAGATGCTGAGCAAGGTATTTTCGTTCGGCGACACCACGGTTCGCGAAGTGATGATCCCACGCACCGAGATGATCTGCGTGCATGTCGGGGCGTCGTTGCACGAGGTGGGCCACCTCTTCTCCACGCACGCCTACAGCCGGCTGCCGGTGTACGAAGAATCGCTCGATCACATCGTCGGCATCTTGCACATCAAAGACCTGGTGCGGGCGCTGCTTTCGTCCACGCGCGTGCCCTCCATCCGCCAACTCATGCGCGAGCCGTTCTTCGTGCCCGATACACAGCGCGCCGACGAGCTGTTGCAGCAGTTCCGCGCCCGACACGAGTACATGGCCGTCGTCCTGGATGAGTATGGTGGCACGGCCGGCCTGGTCACGCTGAACGACCTGGTCGCACGCATCATCGGCGAGGTCGGAGATGCCGTCGCGCCGGCGCTACCGGATATTCAACACACCGGCGACGGCAGCGTACTGATCAACGGCCTGATGACGATCGGCGACGTGAACGACGCTTTTGGGTTGAACCTGGAAGATCCCAACTACGATACGATTGGCGGTTTCGTGATGGGCCAGCTCGGCCGCATTCCCGTGGTAGGCGACTACGTCGAACTCAAGTCGCAGGGCGTGGTGCTCTCTGTGGAAGAGATGGATAAGCTGCGCGTGGCGCGTCTGCGTCTGCGCCGGATCGCCGATCAGGGACATGCCGGCAATGCGCCTGAAAGCGCCGGCAGGCAAGCGCCGTGATACGTGTCACCATCAGCGCAATGCAAGGGGCACATAGACCGACTTGCCCCGGAATTCGGAGCGGAGCCTGTAGATCGCGCTGCTGTAGCTCACCAGGTAGAGTTCGCCGTTCACATCTTCGCCGAACGAGGATACGTTGTAGCCGGTGTCGCGGATGAACGCCGTGGTGAACGACGCACCGGGCGATGACCTCCACGCGGCGAACAGTTTGCCGGAGCTGAAGTCGGCGTAGAAATAAATGCCGTTCAGCCAGGGATAGCGCGGGCCACGGTACACGTAGCCGCCGGTAATCGAGCCGCCCAGGCTGCGGCCATAGTCGGTGATCGGCGGGGTGGGCGCAATATTGCTCGGTGGGCAGTCGAATGCACCCGCATTGCTCGATCCGTCGCTGTAGGGAATGCTTCCTTCGTACTGACTCCAGCCGAAATTCAGGCCGGCGGGCGAGTTGGCCGGCGCAAAGTTGACCTCTTCGCGCGCATTTTGCCCAACGTCGGCGATGTAGAGGTCGCCGGTTTGCCGATCGAACGAATTGCGCCACGGGTTGCGCAGCCCGATCGCCCACACTTCCGGCCGCTGCGTGGTTGTGAAGACGTTGCCGGCGGGGATGGTGTAGGTCACTTGACTGACGACGTTGAGGCGCAAGATTTTGCCGCGCAGGTCGGCAGGGTCTTGCGCGGCGCAGAACGGATCGCCGCCGCCGCCGCCGTCGCCAACGCCGGCATATAAGTTGCCATCCGGCCCGAAGCCCAACCAGCCGCCGTTGTGGTTGCCGTAGTCAGGGTGGGGGATGGTCAGCAGGATTTGCCCGCTGTTGGGGTCGGCGACATCGGGATTGCCGGAGACCTGGTAGCGCGCGATCACCTGGTCGCCCGACTTGTTGGTGTAGTACACGTAGAAGCGGCCGGTCGTGGCGTAGTTCGGCTCGAAGGCCAGGCCAAGCAGGCCCTCTTCGCCACAGCATCGCACCAACGTCGTCAGGCTCAAGAACGGTGTGCCGAGCACGGCGCCGTTCTTGATGATCTTGATCACGCCGTTTTGCTCGACGACGAACAATCGCGCGTCGCCGGCGTGGGTGACGAACACCGGACGGGTGAAGCCGCTCGCCACTTCCTCGAAATCAATGCTCACGCTCGGAGAATTGGGCGGGATGACGGCGGGCGACGCATCCGCACGGCCGAGCGCTGCGGTGGCGTGCGGTGGTGTGGTGTACAGGATAAGCGCACCGATAGCCAGGGCGGCTATGATCAGCGGGGATGAATTGCGTGTAAGGCGCCTTGCTGGGAGGTGATGAGCCGACAAAACACGATCTCCTTGAAGCGAAGTAACGGTGTGCTTCAGCGCAGCATCGAAGTGCGTCGGATTATAGGGACGCGCCGGTCTCCCGCGCCCGACGCCCGGCATACATTCGCCGGCGTGGGTAGGGCGTCGTCTTCACGTTTGCTCGACGGACGCTGGCTATAATCTCGCCGTCGTTCGAACATTGCGGCACACAATCTGCGACGTCCACCAATAAAACCTCGCTATGAGCAATTTCACATCCTTCGATCAAACCTGCGCCAACGTCATTCGCACGCTGACACTCGATGCTGTGCAGACGGCGAATTCCGGCCATCCCGGCATGCCGCTGGGCATGGCCGACGTGGCCTATGTGCTATACGCAAAATTCATGCGCTTCAACCCGCGCAACCCGAAGTGGTTCAACCGCGACCGTTTCATCGTCTCTGCCGGCCACGGCTCGATGCTGCCCTACGCCATTCTGCACCTCACCGGCTACGAGGCGATGACGCTCGATCAGATCAAGCGCTTCCGGCAATACGGCAGCATTACCCCAGGTCACCCGGAGAACCATCTCACGCCGGGCATCGAGGTGACCACCGGCCCACTCGGTAGCGGCACGGCCAACAGCGTCGGCATGGCGCTGGCCGAAGCCTGGCTGGCGGCGAAGTACAACCGCGATGGATTCAATATCGTAGATCACTACACCTACGTTATCGTCAGCGACGGCGACCTGATGGAGGGCGTGAGCCACGAGGCTGCGTCGCTGGCCGGCCACCTCGGCCTGGGCAAGCTGATCTGGTTCTACGACGACAACGCCGTCACCATTGACGGCCCTACGTCGCTGACCTACAGTGATGATGTGCCAAAGCGGTTCGAGGCCTATGGCTGGCACACTATCACCATTGACGCGCACAACATGGCCGAGGTCGAAGCGGCGATTCACGAGGCACACGCCGTGACCGACAAGCCGACGTTGATCTTGTGCAAGAGCATCATCGGCAAGGGCATGCCCCATCGGCAGGGCACGCGTGAGGCACATAGCGACGCCCCCGGCTGGGACGAAGTCCGGGCGGCGAAGCTGGCCTATGGCATGGATCCCGACAAGACGTTCTACATCCCTGAGGATGTGCTACAGACCTGGCGCGCGATCGGCGAGCGGGCGGCGCAAGCCGAGGCGACATGGCAGGCGAAGTTCGATGCCTATCGTCGCGCCTACCCCGACTGTGCCCGCGAGCTGCAAGACGCCATCGAGGGCCGACTGCCCGATGGCTGGGCCGACGCGATGCCGGTCTTCGATCCCGCTGCCAAGCCGATGGCGACGCGCGCCGCCAGCGGCGCCGTGATTGACGCGATCATCGGCAAGCTGCCGACGCTGCTCGGCGGCTCGGCGGACCTCACGCCGTCGAACAACACGTTGCCCAAGGGCGCGGCTTCGTTACAGAAGGGCGACTTTAGCGGTCGCTACATTCGCTACGGCGTGCGCGAGCACGGCATGGCCGGCATCATGAACGGCATGGCGTTGCACGGCGCGATCATCCCCTACGGCGGAACGTTCTTCTGCTTCAGCGACTTCATGCGCCCGGCCATTCGCTTGGCGGCGTTGAGCGAGGCGCACTCCATCTTCGTCTTCACGCACGATAGCATCGGGCTGGGCGAGGATGGGCCGACGCACCAGCCGGTCGAACAATTGGCCAGCCTACGCGCCATGCCGAACTTGCTCACCCTGCGCCCTGCCGATGCGAACGAGACGGTCGCTGCGTGGAAGGTGGCCATCGAATGGAAGCACGGGCCGGTGGCGTTGCTGCTCACACGCCAGCCCGTGCCGATCTTGCCGAGGAAAGCGGGCTTCGAGCGCGGCGCATACGTGATGCACGACGTGGACGACCCGCACATCGCGCTCGTCGCCAGCGGCTCCGAAGTGAGCCTGGCGCTCGACGCGGCGAAGACGCTGGCCGAGAAAGGCGTGCGGGCGCGTGTGGTGTCCTTCCCATCGTGGGAGCTGTTCGACCGACAAGACGCGGCATATCGCCAGGCGGTGCTGCCGTTCGACCTACCGAAGGTTGTGGTTGAGGCCGGCGTGTCGCAGGGCTGGGAGCGCTACACCGGCCCGCTCGTCCGCTTCGTCGCGCTCGATAATCGCTTCGGAGCCTCTGCGCCTTTCAAAGACGTCTACAAGAACCTCGGCTTTACCGTCGAGCACGTGGTGGAAGAAGCCATGGCGCTGTTGAGCTGAGCGGTGGGCAACAAGTGATGAGAGGATAAAAGCTTGACCGTATGGAAATCCTCTCGGTTGCGGAGATGCGCGAGGTCGAACGCCTCGCCGATGCGCACGGGTTGAGCTATGCGCAGATGATGCAAAACGCCGGCAACGGCGCGGCGGCGGTGATCTTGCAGCGTCTGAGCGCG
The window above is part of the Candidatus Roseilinea sp. genome. Proteins encoded here:
- a CDS encoding transketolase, with the protein product MSNFTSFDQTCANVIRTLTLDAVQTANSGHPGMPLGMADVAYVLYAKFMRFNPRNPKWFNRDRFIVSAGHGSMLPYAILHLTGYEAMTLDQIKRFRQYGSITPGHPENHLTPGIEVTTGPLGSGTANSVGMALAEAWLAAKYNRDGFNIVDHYTYVIVSDGDLMEGVSHEAASLAGHLGLGKLIWFYDDNAVTIDGPTSLTYSDDVPKRFEAYGWHTITIDAHNMAEVEAAIHEAHAVTDKPTLILCKSIIGKGMPHRQGTREAHSDAPGWDEVRAAKLAYGMDPDKTFYIPEDVLQTWRAIGERAAQAEATWQAKFDAYRRAYPDCARELQDAIEGRLPDGWADAMPVFDPAAKPMATRAASGAVIDAIIGKLPTLLGGSADLTPSNNTLPKGAASLQKGDFSGRYIRYGVREHGMAGIMNGMALHGAIIPYGGTFFCFSDFMRPAIRLAALSEAHSIFVFTHDSIGLGEDGPTHQPVEQLASLRAMPNLLTLRPADANETVAAWKVAIEWKHGPVALLLTRQPVPILPRKAGFERGAYVMHDVDDPHIALVASGSEVSLALDAAKTLAEKGVRARVVSFPSWELFDRQDAAYRQAVLPFDLPKVVVEAGVSQGWERYTGPLVRFVALDNRFGASAPFKDVYKNLGFTVEHVVEEAMALLS
- the nuoN gene encoding NADH-quinone oxidoreductase subunit N, translating into MSANDLIAVLPFLIVTAGGIALLLIDLALPAEQKSVTAWLSAGTLVVAGLAALLLMSTSPSNAFQNMVRADGYAFFLDALLAAIGVLAVLMALRYNEARGIMRGEFYALMLFSVGGMMLMGHAMNLLIVFVAVELLSIPLYVLCGIARPRLESEESAMKYFLMGAFASGFLVYGIALVYGAAGTTSLPALSAILSATGTRAYDPTLLFAGAALILVGLGFKIAAAPFHMWTPDVYEGAPTTVTAFMATATKAAGFAAVLRVFMFGFQPLLPEWQPIVAVIAALTMIVGNVAALVQNNVKRMLAYSSIAHAGYALAGVAAGSEAGAIGVLFYLAAYAFTTLAAFAVMTAVGSGAEEDQTFDAYTGLGRHKPLLGIVMAIAMFSLIGIPPTAGFVGKYFLFGAAVAAGLTWLAVIGVLTSVVSSYFYLRLVMTMFMREPQTEGEPIPANAPRSLAAAISVAAVFIFGLLPAPLLGMITAGVQSAVR
- a CDS encoding membrane protein, producing MDADIAVGIVSLFALILINAFFVFAEYSVAVSRKTRIAELADKGHAQAKLVLAVMQDPDRFFAATQVGVTITSLAVGALSEPAFSRLLGGFFAALGVAVPFIRGIATFLGAVSGLLIASYFQIVLAELVPRSITLRAAERVALIVVPPMNALAMLFRPFVGLLKGSSRWVLRALGFRPDTGAERLHTVEELRMLIEASERGGAIESDQGEMLSKVFSFGDTTVREVMIPRTEMICVHVGASLHEVGHLFSTHAYSRLPVYEESLDHIVGILHIKDLVRALLSSTRVPSIRQLMREPFFVPDTQRADELLQQFRARHEYMAVVLDEYGGTAGLVTLNDLVARIIGEVGDAVAPALPDIQHTGDGSVLINGLMTIGDVNDAFGLNLEDPNYDTIGGFVMGQLGRIPVVGDYVELKSQGVVLSVEEMDKLRVARLRLRRIADQGHAGNAPESAGRQAP
- a CDS encoding glucose dehydrogenase, translated to MSAHHLPARRLTRNSSPLIIAALAIGALILYTTPPHATAALGRADASPAVIPPNSPSVSIDFEEVASGFTRPVFVTHAGDARLFVVEQNGVIKIIKNGAVLGTPFLSLTTLVRCCGEEGLLGLAFEPNYATTGRFYVYYTNKSGDQVIARYQVSGNPDVADPNSGQILLTIPHPDYGNHNGGWLGFGPDGNLYAGVGDGGGGGDPFCAAQDPADLRGKILRLNVVSQVTYTIPAGNVFTTTQRPEVWAIGLRNPWRNSFDRQTGDLYIADVGQNAREEVNFAPANSPAGLNFGWSQYEGSIPYSDGSSNAGAFDCPPSNIAPTPPITDYGRSLGGSITGGYVYRGPRYPWLNGIYFYADFSSGKLFAAWRSSPGASFTTAFIRDTGYNVSSFGEDVNGELYLVSYSSAIYRLRSEFRGKSVYVPLALR